In Subdoligranulum variabile, the genomic stretch CGGCATGCTGAACTGCTCCTACAACCTGGGCATGCGCCATCTGGGCGCCTACATCCCCGAGTACCCCGTGGGCACCGCCGAGGAACTGGCGGACAAGATCGCCGAGTTCGTGCCCATCGCCCGGACCATCCTGGGCGTGAAGGACCTGAAGATCATCTCCTTCGGCCCCCGTCCCCAGGACTTCTTTGCCTGCAACGCCCCCATCAAGGGTCTGTATGAGCTGGGGGTGGAGATCGAGGAGAACTCCGAGCTGGACCTGCTGGTCTCCTACAAGGCCCATGCCAACGATCCCCGCATCGCCGACGTCTGCGCCGACATGGCCGCCGAGATGGGCGAGGGCAAATACTACCCCGACCTGCTGGCCCGGATGGCGCAGTTCGAACTGACCCTGCTGGACTGGGCCGACGCCCACAAGGGCAGCAAGAAGTATGTGGCCTTCGCCGACAAGTGCTGGCCGGCCTTCCCGTCCCAGTTCGGCTTTGAGCCCTGCTATGTGAACAGCCGCCTGGTCAGCCGCGGCATCCCTGTCTCCTGCGAGGTGGACATCTACGGCGCTCTGTCGGAGTATATCGGCATGTGCGTCACCGGCGACACCGTCACCCTGCTGGACATCAACAACAGCGTGCCCAAGTACATCTACGACGAGGAGATCGCCGGCAAGTTCCCCTACACCCTCACCGATACCTTCATGGGCTTCCACTGCGGCAACACGCCGTCCTGCAAGATGTGCGCCGACCGTGCCGTGAAGTACCAGCTGATCCAGCACCGTCTGCTGGAGCCGGCGGGCAGCGATCCCGACTTCACCCGCGGCACCCTGGAGGGCGACATCGCGGCTTCCGACATCACCTTCTACCGCCTGCAGTGTGACAGCGAGGGCAACCTCCGCGCCTACATTGCCCAGGGCGAGGTGCTGCCGGTGGCTACCCGCTCCTTCGGCGGCATCGGCATCTTTGCCATCCCCGAAATGGGCCGCTTCTACCGCCATGTGCTGATCCAGAAGCGTTACCCGCACCATGGCTCCGTGGCCTTCAGCCACTGCGGCAAGGCGCTGTTCGAGGTCTTCAAGTATCTGGGCATCGGCGACATCGCCTACAACCAGCCCAAGACCCTGCCCTATCCCACCGAAAATCCCTGGGCCTGACCCCCATAGCCGGGGCGGCTGACCTCATTTTACACCAACCCCCCAGGGGGGGCTTATCCCCCCTGGGGGTTGGTCTTGCACGGCGGTGCAGCGAAAGCTCTTGTAAAATCTTGCCCTTTTGAAAAAATCTTTATTGATTCCCGGGCCCGATGTTGCTACTATGGAAGCAGGACGTTCATTCTCTCCGGGAGGTCATCATGAAAAAACTCTGTACGGTTCTGGCCGGTGTTCTGCTGGCTGCCGGGTTCTGTGGCTGCGGTGCGGCGCCCCAGGACGGGCCGTCGGAAAGTGCCGCGGCCTCTTCCTCGCAGGCTGCTTCGGCACCCACGGCCACCCCAAGCCCCACCGCCACTCCGGTGCCGTCGGCGCCGGCAGCCACCCAGGCGCCGGAAACAACGCCCCCGCCCGTGGAGAGCCGCTGGTCGGCGGCGGAACAGGAAAACTGGGAAACCCAGGCCTATTTCCTTACCTGCCAGCTGGTGGATTACTGCCTGCAGCCCTTTGAGGAGACGGCAGGGGTGGAGGCGCTGGACGACGGGGAGATCCTGAACTTCCTGTGGACCATGGGGCAGAACAGCAAGAGCCCGGAATATCCCTACCGCGCGGCGGTCACCACCACCTTCGGCGATGGGGAGGGCATCATCGACCATGTGCCGGAACAGACCGCCCGGGCTGTCGTGTACCAGCTTTTCGGCGTGGAGGACTGGTCCTATGACGATCCCGCTTGGTACGACAGCACCGTGCCGGAATATTATTTTGATGTGAGCCAGGCGCTGCCCACCGCCCACTATTACTGCCAGGATCCCGTGGGGGAGATGGCGGGGGATACGGTGACGGTGTCCTTCCGGCTGAACAGCGAACAGCTCATTGTGGACACGGCAGGACAGCACCGGAAAGACTTCGGCCCCTACCAGGCGGTGTACACCGTCCTGACCGAGGGCGGACAGTCCTTCCTCCGCTTCCAGGGAATGACGCCGGTCTCGGAATAAACAAAAAAGGACTGCCGACCCGTAGCGGGGGCAGTCCTTTTTTGCGTTTCAGGGGGTCTTCCGGGGCGGCAGTCCGTAGAGCCGGGCGTATTCCCGCACCACGGTGCTGCACGCAAAGGCGATCTGGTGGGGATGGTGTTCCTGAGTCAGGTCGCTGGCAAACCGCAGCACGGCGTCCACCCCCGGCGGAGGCGGGGCGTCCGACCCGGTGATCAGCCAGACCCGGGGGGCGGCCAGCAGGGTGGACAGGTCATCCCCCTGGAGGTAGTCAAAGTAGATGCCCCGGTAGCTCAGCAGCAAAATCAGGTCCTCCGGCCCGGCGGTGCGCAGCCATTCCCGCTGCTGCACATGGGATACCACGGTAAAGACGTTCTTGCCCAGGGCAGCCATCTCGCTCTGCATGACCAGGGCTGCGGCCTCGGATTTCAGGATGCCGAACACCGCCACCCGGGCATAATGGTGGATGTCGGCGCAGAGGGCATAGACCGCCGTCTCGGACAGGGAGGCGGTGACCATGTCCAGGCTGCGCAGGATGGAATCCCGGTGAGCGGTCATCCGCCCGGCAAAGGTGTGGGCGTCGTCGCCGCTGGCCTGGAACTGCACGCTGCCCACCAGCTCCCGCAGCTCGAAGAAATCCCGCAGCCCGATCTTGCGGCAAAAGCGGGAGAGGGACGCGTTGCCCACATGGCAGGTCTGTTCCATCCGTTTCATCGTGATGGCCTCGGCGTCCCCCAGGTGGTCCATGATATACTGGGCGATGCGCTGGTCCAGGGAATCGGGCCGTTCGCTGGCCGCCGTGCTCAGCAGCACCGCCAGCAGTTTTCCGTATTGCATGGGGACCCCTCCTTCCTCTTTGATTATACAGGCAGGCGGGCCGGGAGACAAGACAGGAAAGAAAACGGTTTCTTTTTCCGGAATTTGGAAATGGGGGCCCGGGAGGCCGCCCGCTGCATTGCCGCGGGAATGCCTTTCTGGTACAATATTCTATAGAAAATCTTGACTCCGATCCAGGGGAGGGATGGGCTATGCTGCAGATCGCGGTGGTGGACGACGAACGGGAACAGCGCACCCTGCTGGAAGACTGCCTGCACCGCTATGAGCGGGAAAACGGCGTATCCTTCGGCATCGTATCCTGCGGGGATGCCCAGGAATTCCTGCGCCAGGACCCCGGCGGGTTCGACATTGTGCTGCTGGACATCCAGATGCCGGGGCTGGACGGCATGGCGGCGGCGCGGCAGCTGCGGGAACAGAACCGGCGGCTGGTGCTGATCTTCATCACCAATATGGCCCAGTTCGCCATCGAGGGCTATGCCGTGGACGCCATGGATTTCATCCTCAAGCCGGTGAGCTATTACCGGCTGGCGGCGTC encodes the following:
- a CDS encoding MurR/RpiR family transcriptional regulator, which produces MQYGKLLAVLLSTAASERPDSLDQRIAQYIMDHLGDAEAITMKRMEQTCHVGNASLSRFCRKIGLRDFFELRELVGSVQFQASGDDAHTFAGRMTAHRDSILRSLDMVTASLSETAVYALCADIHHYARVAVFGILKSEAAALVMQSEMAALGKNVFTVVSHVQQREWLRTAGPEDLILLLSYRGIYFDYLQGDDLSTLLAAPRVWLITGSDAPPPPGVDAVLRFASDLTQEHHPHQIAFACSTVVREYARLYGLPPRKTP
- a CDS encoding L-fucose/L-arabinose isomerase family protein, whose product is MKSTNIPDVHLGIIAVSRDCFPIALSTQRRENITAACKAKGVEIYQCPVTVENEADMLKAVADVQAAGCNALTVFLGNFGPETPETLIAKYFDGPVMYVAAAEGDGDMINGRGDAYCGMLNCSYNLGMRHLGAYIPEYPVGTAEELADKIAEFVPIARTILGVKDLKIISFGPRPQDFFACNAPIKGLYELGVEIEENSELDLLVSYKAHANDPRIADVCADMAAEMGEGKYYPDLLARMAQFELTLLDWADAHKGSKKYVAFADKCWPAFPSQFGFEPCYVNSRLVSRGIPVSCEVDIYGALSEYIGMCVTGDTVTLLDINNSVPKYIYDEEIAGKFPYTLTDTFMGFHCGNTPSCKMCADRAVKYQLIQHRLLEPAGSDPDFTRGTLEGDIAASDITFYRLQCDSEGNLRAYIAQGEVLPVATRSFGGIGIFAIPEMGRFYRHVLIQKRYPHHGSVAFSHCGKALFEVFKYLGIGDIAYNQPKTLPYPTENPWA